In Streptomyces qaidamensis, one DNA window encodes the following:
- the atpB gene encoding F0F1 ATP synthase subunit A — protein MSDGCGFPAPGLHSFLFKPIATVGGFEFNKVMLLAIITTILVIGFFYAAFGKAKVVPGKLQMVGEAGYDFVRRGIVYETLGKKEGEKYVPLMVSLFFFIWIMNIWSVIPLAQFPVSSVIAYPAVLAAVVYVTWVSLTFKRHGFVGFFKNITGYDKSLGPVLPLVMVIEFFSNLLVRPFTHAVRLFANMFAGHLMLVMFTVASWYLLNSWMIPAAGISFAMTMAMIVFELFVQAVQAYVFVLLACTYIQGALAEHH, from the coding sequence ATGTCCGACGGGTGTGGTTTTCCGGCACCGGGCCTGCACTCGTTCCTCTTCAAGCCGATCGCCACGGTTGGAGGGTTCGAGTTCAACAAGGTGATGCTGCTCGCCATCATCACCACCATCCTCGTCATCGGCTTCTTCTACGCGGCCTTCGGCAAGGCCAAGGTGGTGCCGGGCAAGCTGCAGATGGTCGGTGAAGCCGGTTACGACTTCGTCCGCCGCGGCATCGTCTACGAGACCCTCGGAAAGAAGGAGGGCGAGAAGTACGTCCCCCTGATGGTCTCGCTGTTCTTCTTCATCTGGATCATGAACATCTGGTCCGTGATCCCGCTGGCGCAGTTCCCGGTGTCGTCGGTCATCGCGTACCCGGCGGTTCTCGCCGCGGTCGTCTACGTCACCTGGGTCTCGCTGACCTTCAAGCGGCATGGCTTCGTCGGGTTCTTCAAGAACATCACCGGCTACGACAAGTCGCTCGGCCCGGTGCTGCCGCTCGTGATGGTCATCGAGTTCTTCTCGAACCTGCTCGTCCGGCCCTTCACTCACGCCGTCCGACTGTTCGCGAACATGTTCGCCGGTCACCTGATGCTGGTCATGTTCACCGTCGCCTCCTGGTACCTGCTCAACAGCTGGATGATCCCGGCGGCCGGTATCTCCTTCGCGATGACCATGGCCATGATCGTCTTCGAGCTTTTCGTGCAGGCCGTCCAGGCGTACGTCTTCGTACTCCTCGCCTGCACGTACATCCAGGGCGCTCTGGCCGAGCACCACTGA